The genomic DNA GAGAGCAATATCCAGGAACAGGCCCTGGCCACTTTTATTAACGATCTTGCTGCCGATGAAGCCGGCAATCAAGCCTAGTATTATCCAGCTTATAACAGACATCTAATATCTCCCGATGCGTAAATACACTTTTGCATCACGCACTTAGGAAATTTTCACACTGCTATAAAATTTGCAAGGTATAATGCTTGTCAAATCGGGAAACCCATTTAACTTTAACTTACCGAATGCACAGTTGGCATCGGATAACAGGGAGTATCGTGTGATGGGAAGTTATGACGACAACTCAGGCAATTCGCCCATTCCCGGCGGAAGCCTCGCGAAACCGGTTCTGATTGCGCTCGGCGCCCTGCTGATCGGCAAGATGCTGAAGGGTAATAGCGAAGAGACGGAGGCCACTCAGGCGCAGCCCGTACCAGTACCGGATCAGTCGCAAGCAGGCGGCGGCCTGCTTGGCGGTATCCTTGGCGGGCTTGGTGGTCTGCTTGGCGGTGCGGCTGCCGGAAATGCCTCAGCAGCTCCCTCGGCTCCGGGTTCACTGGGCGGCGGTCTTGGCGGCCTCCTTGATCAGT from Brucella anthropi ATCC 49188 includes the following:
- a CDS encoding YidB family protein — translated: MGSYDDNSGNSPIPGGSLAKPVLIALGALLIGKMLKGNSEETEATQAQPVPVPDQSQAGGGLLGGILGGLGGLLGGAAAGNASAAPSAPGSLGGGLGGLLDQLKQAGLGEKVDSWVGQGTNHSIEPGQLGDAIGQKTLSEIAQHAGIDQQELLDQLSQVLPGLVDKLTTNGQVPDASSLSKLLQGR